One region of Pagrus major chromosome 5, Pma_NU_1.0 genomic DNA includes:
- the tars1 gene encoding threonine--tRNA ligase 1, cytoplasmic, with protein sequence MADQTVVEKMSELQVDPGKKGGTEKDGGKKKAKSAAGDSGGKAELSPPPQYIDERLTLYAKLKAEHEALMAERAAKDSRPIKVTLPDGKVVEAESWKTTPYQVACGISQGLADNTVIAKVNNGVWDLDRPLEDDCSLQLLKFDDEEAQAVYWHSSAHILGEAMERVYGGCLCYGPPIESGFYYDMFLENNEGVSSNDFPGLENLCKKIIKEKQPFERLEIKKETLLEMFKYNKFKCRILNEKVTTPTTTVYRCGPLIDLCRGPHVRHTGKIKALKVHKNSSTYWEGKADMETLQRIYGISFPDPKMLKEWEKFQEEAKNRDHRKLGREQDLFFFHDLSPGSCFFLPKGAFIYNTLIEFIRSEYRKRGFQEVVTPNIYNSKLWQTSGHWQHYSDNMFSFEAEKETFALKPMNCPGHCLMFDHRPRSWRELPLRMADFGVLHRNELSGALTGLTRVRRFQQDDAHIFCSMDQIEEEIKGCLDFLRTVYDVFGFSFKLNLSTRPEKFLGDPDVWDQAEKQLENSLNDFGEKWILNPGDGAFYGPKIDIQIKDAIGRYHQCATIQLDFQLPIRFNLSFVSHDGDDKKRPVIIHRAILGSVERMIAILTENYGGKWPLWLSPRQVMVVPVGPTCEEYAQKVQQEFHSGGFMTDVDLDPGCTLNKKIRNAQLAQYNFILVVGEKEKTSNTVNVRTRDNKVHGERTVEECIERLKQLKSTKSRNAEEDF encoded by the exons ATGGCTGACCAGACTGTTGTGGAGAAGATGAGCGAATTGCAAGTGGACCCTGGAAAAAAG GGAGGAACtgaaaaagatggaggaaagaagaagGCTAAAAGTGCTGCTGGGGACTCTGGAGGCAAAGCTGAG CTATCACCACCACCCCAGTACATCGACGAGCGTCTCACTTTGTATGCAAAGCTGAAAGCCGAGCACGAAGCCCTAATGGCAGAGAGGGCTGCAAAGGATAGCCGGCCCATCAAGGTGACCCTGCCCGATGGGAAGGTGGTGGAGGCTGAGTCCTGGAAGACCACACCGTACCAGGTGGCCTGTGGAATAAG TCAAGGCCTCGCTGACAACACAGTGATTGCCAAAGTGAACAACGGTGTGTGGGACCTGGACAGACCTTTGGAGGATGACTGCAGCCTTCAGTTGCTCAAGTTTGATGATGAGGAGGCTCAAGCT gTTTACTGGCACTCCAGTGCCCATATCTTGGGTGAAGCCATGGAGCGGGTGTATGGAGGCTGCCTCTGCTACGGTCCCCCCATTGAGAGCGGCTTCTACTATGACATGTTCCTGGAGAACAATGA GGGCGTATCGAGCAATGACTTCCCAGGTCTGGAGAACTTGTGCAAGAAAATTATCAAGGAGAAGCAGCCATTTGAGAGGCTGGAGATTAAGAAGGAAACTCTGTTGGAAATGTTCAAG TACAACAAGTTTAAGTGCCGCATTCTGAATGAGAAGGTCACCACTCCCACTACCACAGTTTACAG GTGTGGTCCCTTAATTGACTTGTGTCGGGGGCCCCATGTGAGACACACTGGGAAAATCAAGGCACTTAAGGTCCACAag AATTCGTCTACATACTGGGAGGGAAAGGCGGACATGGAAACCCTCCAGAGGATCTATGGAATCTCCTTCCCTGACCCCAAAATGCTCAAAGAGTGGGAGAAGTTTCAGGAGGAAGCCAAGAACAGAGATCACCGCAAACTAGGCCGG GAGCAGGACCTGTTCTTCTTCCATGACCTGAGTCCAGGGAGCTGCTTCTTCCTGCCGAAGGGAGCCTTCATCTACAACACTCTGATTGAGTTCATTAGA AGTGAGTACAGGAAGAGGGGTTTCCAGGAGGTGGTGACGCCCAACATCTACAACAGTAAGCTGTGGCAGACCTCCGGACACTGGCAGCACTACAGCGATAACATGTTCTCCTTCGAGGCAGAAAAGGAGACCTTCGCCCTCAAGCCCATGAACTGCCCCGGACACTG TCTGATGTTTGATCACCGGCCACGCTCCTGGAGAGAGTTACCTCTTCGCATGGCAGACTTTGGTGTCCTACACAGGAACGAACTGTCAGGAGCCCTGACTGGCCTTACCCGTGTCCGTCGCTTCCAGCAAGATGATGCTCATATCTTCTGCTCCATGGACCAG ATTGAGGAGGAGATCAAGGGCTGCCTGGACTTCCTGCGGACTGTGTATGATGTGTTTGGCTTCAGTTTCAAACTCAACCTGTCCACAAGACCAGAGAAGTTCCTGGGGGACCCGGACGTCTGGGACCAAGCAGAAAAG caaCTGGAGAACAGCTTGAATGACTTTGGGGAGAAATGGATTCTCAATCCCGGTGACGGAGCTTTTTATGGACCAAAG ATTGACATTCAGATCAAGGACGCCATCGGCCGGTACCATCAATGTGCCACAATTCAGCTCGATTTCCAGCTCCCGATCCGCTTTAATCTCTCCTTTGTCAG CCACGATGGTGACGACAAGAAGAGGCCAGTGATCATCCACAGAGCTATCCTGGGATCAGTAGAGAGGATGATCGCTATTCTGACTGAAAACTACGGAGGCAAATG GCCTCTGTGGCTCTCACCTCGTCAAGTGATGGTTGTACCTGTGGGACCGACCTGTGAGGAGTACGCTCAGAAG GTCCAGCAGGAATTCCACAGCGGCGGCTTCATGACTGACGTGGATCTCGACCCCGGCTGCACTCTGAACAAAAAGATCAGAAACGCACAGTTGGCACAGTACAACTTCATCCTGG TGgtgggagagaaggagaagacgAGCAACACTGTGAATGTTCGCACTCGGGATAACAAAGTCCATGGTGAGCGTACTGTGGAGGAGTGCATCGAGCGCCTGAAACAGCTCAAGAGCACCAAGAGCCGAAACGCAGAAGAGGACTTCTGA